In Sphingobacterium zeae, one genomic interval encodes:
- the gndA gene encoding NADP-dependent phosphogluconate dehydrogenase, with protein MMSINKKNNYDFGIVGLGVMGRNLLLNIADNGFAVAGLDLDSQKAKSLESEASEGHRIKVTTQVEEFIGALQQPRAIMLLVPAGKPVDMAIASLVPLLDKGDIIIDGGNTYFADTDRRFNELSVMGIHFFGMGISGGESGARRGPSLMPGGDRKAYERLRPIFEAVAAKVADEPCVEFLGNGSAGNYVKMVHNGIEYGIMQLIAETYDLMKRLYGFDAQTIQQTFEEWNKGYLNSFLLEITAQILKKKEGDQYLVDLISDWARSKGTGKWTSQNAMDLQVPVPVIDAAVNMRDMSKYKPERVEAAKLLKWDGQPVDLPAETLIARLKNALYFVIITTYAQGLAQLTVASENYNYELDLQVVTKIWRGGCIIRAALLEDFRKAYATNPSLRNILLDSNIAQKLLNTQASVREVLKDAIANGIPVSGYVNALAYFDAYRSEKLPTNIIQAQRDYFGAHTYERIDREGIFHTLWD; from the coding sequence ATGATGAGTATAAATAAAAAGAATAACTACGATTTTGGAATAGTTGGACTCGGCGTAATGGGACGTAATTTATTGCTGAACATCGCAGACAACGGTTTCGCGGTAGCAGGATTAGACCTCGATTCACAAAAAGCGAAGTCATTGGAATCTGAAGCAAGTGAAGGACATCGCATCAAAGTGACGACCCAAGTCGAAGAGTTTATAGGAGCTTTGCAACAACCCAGAGCAATTATGCTGTTGGTGCCGGCCGGAAAGCCGGTCGATATGGCGATTGCCAGTCTTGTTCCGCTTTTGGATAAAGGAGATATCATCATCGACGGCGGAAACACGTACTTCGCGGATACGGACAGACGATTTAATGAACTTTCCGTTATGGGTATACATTTCTTCGGAATGGGTATATCTGGAGGAGAAAGTGGCGCTCGTCGTGGTCCAAGCTTGATGCCCGGGGGCGACAGAAAGGCTTACGAAAGACTTAGGCCAATATTCGAGGCGGTTGCGGCCAAGGTAGCCGACGAACCCTGTGTGGAATTTTTAGGCAACGGGTCGGCCGGAAATTATGTAAAGATGGTACATAACGGTATAGAATATGGTATCATGCAGTTAATTGCAGAGACCTATGACCTGATGAAAAGATTATATGGTTTTGACGCCCAAACCATACAGCAGACTTTCGAAGAATGGAATAAGGGCTACTTAAACTCGTTCTTGCTTGAAATTACCGCTCAGATTCTGAAGAAAAAAGAGGGTGACCAGTATTTGGTGGACCTGATCTCAGATTGGGCAAGATCGAAGGGAACGGGTAAATGGACTTCGCAAAATGCGATGGATCTACAGGTGCCAGTGCCGGTGATCGATGCAGCGGTCAATATGCGCGATATGTCCAAATACAAACCCGAACGTGTGGAGGCGGCAAAATTACTTAAATGGGATGGACAGCCTGTTGATCTGCCCGCCGAAACGCTTATTGCCCGCTTAAAAAATGCATTGTACTTTGTGATCATCACGACCTATGCGCAAGGTTTGGCACAGCTTACCGTTGCATCGGAAAACTATAATTATGAACTAGATTTACAGGTGGTAACCAAAATTTGGCGCGGCGGCTGTATCATTCGCGCGGCTTTGCTCGAAGATTTTAGAAAAGCCTATGCGACCAATCCAAGCTTGCGTAACATCCTACTCGATAGTAACATTGCACAGAAGCTACTGAACACGCAGGCCAGCGTTCGCGAGGTATTGAAGGATGCTATCGCAAACGGGATACCGGTATCCGGATACGTAAACGCACTCGCTTATTTTGACGCCTACAGATCGGAAAAATTACCGACAAATATTATACAGGCACAACGAGACTATTTTGGTGCACATACCTATGAACGTATTGATCGGGAAGGTATCTTTCACACACTTTGGGATTAA